The following proteins are co-located in the Streptomyces sp. DT2A-34 genome:
- a CDS encoding SIS domain-containing protein, with translation MLDESLLDTPKALAEADRRALLRGAAEAGARVRTAARHAAESGVHDLKPDGRPRAILIAGPGAAAICVADLLGTLAGATSPVTRLAPAGVAPAAGALRWELPGWAGSVDLLLITTPDGSEPGLSLLAEQAYRRGCTVVAVAPADSPLTEAVHNNHGLFVPMATAPYEQDEPLAASAPGVLWALLTPLLALLDRTGLLTAPPDAIEKVADRLDHIAERCGPATATYSNPAKTLAAELADTLPLIWTEGVSAGPAGRRLAAALAELAGQPALVAELPEALASHNALLAGPLAGSADPDDFFRDRVEEAPALHARVVLLRDRPLGGLTAAPAARDLALSHDTPISELEPEPGGELETLAELIAITDFAAVYLALASGA, from the coding sequence ATGCTCGACGAATCGCTGCTGGACACGCCGAAGGCGCTCGCAGAGGCCGACCGCCGTGCCCTGCTGCGCGGCGCGGCCGAAGCAGGCGCCCGTGTCCGCACCGCCGCCCGGCACGCCGCCGAGTCCGGCGTCCACGACCTCAAACCCGACGGCCGCCCCCGCGCCATCCTCATCGCGGGCCCCGGCGCCGCCGCCATCTGCGTCGCCGACCTCCTCGGCACGCTCGCCGGCGCCACCAGCCCCGTCACCCGACTGGCCCCGGCCGGTGTCGCCCCCGCCGCGGGCGCCCTGCGCTGGGAGCTGCCCGGCTGGGCCGGCTCCGTGGACCTGCTGCTGATCACGACCCCCGACGGCTCCGAGCCGGGCCTGTCCCTGCTCGCCGAGCAGGCCTACCGCCGCGGTTGCACGGTCGTCGCCGTGGCCCCGGCCGACTCCCCGCTCACCGAGGCGGTGCACAACAACCACGGCCTGTTCGTGCCGATGGCGACGGCCCCGTACGAGCAGGACGAACCCCTCGCGGCCTCCGCCCCCGGTGTCCTGTGGGCGCTGCTCACCCCGCTGCTGGCGCTCCTCGACCGCACGGGCCTGCTCACCGCCCCGCCCGACGCCATCGAGAAGGTCGCCGACCGCCTCGACCACATCGCCGAACGCTGCGGCCCCGCCACCGCGACCTACAGCAACCCCGCCAAGACCTTGGCCGCCGAACTCGCCGACACGCTCCCGCTGATCTGGACCGAGGGCGTCTCCGCCGGCCCGGCCGGCCGCCGTCTCGCCGCCGCGCTCGCCGAACTCGCCGGCCAGCCCGCCCTCGTAGCCGAGCTGCCCGAAGCGCTCGCCTCGCACAACGCCCTGCTCGCGGGCCCGCTCGCGGGCAGCGCCGACCCCGACGACTTCTTCCGCGACCGCGTGGAGGAGGCACCGGCCCTGCACGCGCGCGTGGTGCTGCTGCGCGATCGCCCGCTCGGCGGCCTCACCGCCGCGCCCGCCGCCCGGGACCTGGCCCTCAGCCATGACACGCCGATCAGCGAACTCGAGCCGGAGCCCGGCGGCGAACTCGAGACCCTCGCGGAACTGATCGCCATCACGGATTTCGCCGCCGTTTACCTGGCGCTCGCCTCGGGAGCCTGA
- the manA gene encoding mannose-6-phosphate isomerase, class I: MDRLDNTIRPYAWGSTTAIPKLLGIEPTGEPQAEMWMGAHPGAPSRTERGTLVEVIEADPERELGATAVAKFGPRLPFLLKILAAGAPLSLQVHPNLAQAKEGYDDEERRDIPVDAGHRNYKDANHKPELICALTEFDGLCGFRDPLRAADLLDGLGVDSLKPYVDLLHAHPEEAALREVLTAVLTADPDEMAHTVAEAAAACSRLGGDYAPYADIAHHYPGDPGVIAAMLLNHVRLQPGEALFLGAGIPHAYLNGLGVEIMANSDNVLRCGLTPKHVDVPELLRIVRFEAGDPGVLRPEAAPDGEEVYETPIDEFRLSRYVLPEGTAAHDLTRVTPQILLCTAGSVRAGEHELTPGQSVFVPAGEKAEVSGAGTVFRATVVA, encoded by the coding sequence ATGGACCGCCTCGACAACACCATCCGCCCCTACGCCTGGGGCTCCACCACCGCGATCCCGAAGCTCCTCGGCATCGAGCCGACCGGCGAACCGCAGGCGGAGATGTGGATGGGCGCGCACCCGGGGGCACCCTCGCGTACCGAGCGCGGGACGCTCGTCGAGGTCATCGAGGCAGACCCGGAGCGCGAGCTGGGCGCCACGGCCGTGGCGAAGTTCGGCCCGCGCCTCCCCTTCCTCCTTAAGATCCTCGCCGCCGGCGCCCCGCTCTCCCTCCAGGTGCACCCCAACCTGGCGCAGGCGAAGGAGGGTTACGACGACGAGGAGCGCCGCGACATCCCCGTGGACGCCGGCCACCGCAACTACAAGGACGCCAACCACAAGCCCGAACTGATCTGCGCGCTCACCGAGTTCGACGGCCTGTGCGGCTTCCGTGACCCGCTCCGGGCCGCCGACCTGCTGGACGGCCTCGGCGTCGACTCCCTCAAGCCGTACGTCGACCTGCTGCACGCACACCCCGAGGAGGCGGCGCTGCGTGAGGTCCTCACCGCCGTACTCACCGCCGACCCGGACGAGATGGCCCATACCGTCGCCGAGGCCGCGGCCGCCTGCTCCCGCCTCGGCGGCGACTACGCCCCGTACGCCGACATCGCCCACCACTACCCCGGCGACCCCGGCGTCATCGCCGCCATGCTCCTCAACCACGTCCGCCTTCAGCCCGGCGAGGCCCTGTTCCTCGGCGCCGGCATCCCGCACGCGTACCTCAACGGCCTCGGCGTCGAGATCATGGCCAACTCCGACAACGTCCTGCGCTGCGGCCTGACCCCCAAGCACGTCGACGTCCCCGAACTCCTGCGCATCGTCCGCTTCGAGGCGGGCGACCCGGGCGTGCTGCGCCCCGAGGCCGCCCCGGACGGCGAGGAGGTCTACGAGACCCCGATCGACGAGTTCCGGCTGTCCCGGTACGTCCTCCCGGAGGGCACCGCCGCGCACGACCTCACGCGCGTGACCCCGCAGATCCTGCTCTGCACGGCGGGTTCCGTCCGCGCCGGTGAGCATGAGCTGACCCCCGGTCAGTCCGTCTTCGTACCGGCGGGCGAAAAGGCCGAAGTGTCCGGGGCCGGTACGGTCTTCCGGGCCACGGTCGTGGCCTGA
- a CDS encoding cation diffusion facilitator family transporter, giving the protein MSASGGTKAIVAALAANLAIAAAKFVAFAFSGSSSMLAEGVHSLADSGNQALLLVGGKKAKREATPQHPFGYGRERYIYAFLVSIILFSVGGMFALYEGYEKIKHPHEIEHWYWPVGVLVFAIIAETFSFRTAIKESNVLRGRKSWKEFVRHAKAPELPVVLLEDLGALVGLVLALGGVSLALLTGDGVWDGIGTICIGVLLVLIAVVLAIETKSLLLGESAGVEETKKIGAAIVDGDKVTGIIHMRTLHLGPEELLVAAKIAVQHDDTATEIASAIDAAEARIREAVPIARVIYLEPDIYSEAEAAKGADREATPGGPTSHGAEH; this is encoded by the coding sequence ATGAGCGCGTCAGGCGGTACCAAGGCGATCGTGGCGGCACTCGCCGCCAACCTCGCGATCGCGGCAGCGAAGTTCGTTGCGTTCGCGTTCAGCGGCTCGTCGTCGATGCTCGCCGAGGGCGTGCACTCGCTCGCCGACTCCGGCAACCAGGCCCTGCTGCTGGTCGGCGGCAAGAAGGCCAAGCGCGAGGCGACCCCGCAGCACCCCTTCGGCTACGGCCGCGAGCGCTACATCTACGCCTTCCTGGTCTCGATCATCCTCTTCTCCGTCGGCGGCATGTTCGCCCTCTACGAGGGCTACGAGAAGATCAAGCACCCGCACGAGATCGAGCACTGGTACTGGCCGGTCGGCGTCCTCGTCTTCGCGATCATCGCCGAGACCTTCTCCTTCCGGACGGCCATCAAGGAGTCCAACGTCCTGCGGGGCAGGAAGTCCTGGAAGGAGTTCGTCCGCCACGCCAAGGCCCCCGAGCTGCCCGTCGTCCTCCTGGAGGACCTCGGCGCGCTGGTCGGCCTGGTCCTCGCCCTGGGGGGCGTCAGCCTGGCTCTGCTCACCGGCGACGGCGTCTGGGACGGCATCGGCACCATCTGCATCGGCGTCCTGCTCGTCCTGATCGCGGTCGTCCTGGCCATCGAGACCAAGTCGCTGCTGCTCGGCGAGTCCGCGGGCGTCGAGGAGACCAAGAAGATCGGGGCCGCCATCGTCGACGGCGACAAGGTCACCGGCATCATCCACATGCGCACGCTCCACCTCGGCCCCGAGGAGCTCCTGGTCGCCGCCAAGATCGCCGTCCAGCACGACGACACGGCCACCGAGATCGCCTCCGCCATCGACGCCGCCGAGGCCCGCATCCGCGAGGCCGTCCCGATCGCCCGCGTGATCTACCTCGAGCCCGACATCTACAGCGAGGCCGAGGCAGCCAAGGGCGCGGACCGCGAGGCGACGCCCGGCGGGCCGACGTCGCACGGCGCCGAGCACTGA